One window from the genome of Pelobates fuscus isolate aPelFus1 chromosome 13, aPelFus1.pri, whole genome shotgun sequence encodes:
- the ENSA gene encoding alpha-endosulfine — protein sequence MSDKHGGDPQLEETGEEKQDSQEKEAVTPEKAEEQKLKAKYPNLGQKPGGSDFLMKRLQKGQKYFDSGDYNMAKAKMKNKQLPCAGPDKNLVTGDHIPTPQDLPQRKSSLVTSKLAG from the exons ATGTCCGATAAACACGGCGGAGACCCGCAGCTGGAGGAGACCGGAGAGGAGAAGCAG GATTCACAGGAGAAGGAAGCAGTTACCCCAGAAAAAGCAGAGGAGCAGAAACTAAAGGCAAAGTACCCCAATCTGGGGCAGAAACCTGGAGGTTCAGACTTCCTGATGAAAAGGCTTCAGAAAGGG caaaagTACTTTGACTCTGGAGACTACAACATGGCCAAAGCCAAAATGAAGAACAAACAGCTACCTTGTGCTGGGCCGGACAAAAATCTGGTAACGGGAGACCACATCCCAACGCCACAGGACCTCCCACAGAGGAAGTCTTCCTTGGTCACCAGCAAGCTGGCAGGGTAG